The following proteins are co-located in the Sphingomonas donggukensis genome:
- a CDS encoding transglutaminase family protein: protein MRISVDHHTRYRFSKPQDRLVQMLRLTPQDSVDQTVVTWHIGVDCDARLREARDGFGNRVTMLYADGPLDGIEITVQGEVLTAGDAGIVHGAVEPLPAELYLRRGGRTDPSADLLEFAGDHAGRDPLDTLHRFCRGLHERVGVIEKHHDDGLDAGQVFATTEAAPRDFAHMMIALGHAAGIPGRYVSGYLRNPDGAAHAPHAWMEAHVAGLGWVAFDAARGICADRNYVRVAVALDAAGAAPVAGLRIGSGREMLDVDVQVEDMGGDA from the coding sequence ATGAGAATCTCGGTCGACCACCATACGCGCTATCGTTTTTCGAAGCCGCAGGACCGGCTGGTCCAGATGCTGCGCCTGACCCCGCAGGATTCGGTCGATCAGACGGTGGTGACGTGGCACATCGGCGTCGATTGCGACGCGCGGTTGCGTGAGGCGCGCGACGGGTTCGGCAACCGCGTGACGATGCTGTACGCCGACGGGCCGCTCGATGGGATCGAGATCACCGTGCAGGGCGAGGTGCTGACCGCGGGCGATGCCGGCATCGTCCACGGCGCGGTCGAGCCGCTGCCGGCGGAGCTGTACCTGCGCCGCGGGGGGCGTACCGATCCGTCCGCCGATCTGCTGGAGTTCGCCGGCGATCACGCCGGGCGCGATCCGCTGGATACGCTGCACCGCTTCTGCCGCGGCCTGCACGAGCGGGTCGGGGTGATCGAGAAGCATCACGACGACGGGCTGGACGCGGGCCAGGTCTTCGCGACGACCGAGGCGGCACCGCGCGACTTTGCGCACATGATGATCGCGCTGGGCCATGCCGCGGGAATCCCGGGGCGCTACGTCTCTGGCTATCTGCGCAATCCCGATGGCGCCGCGCACGCGCCACATGCGTGGATGGAGGCGCATGTCGCCGGGCTGGGCTGGGTCGCGTTCGACGCGGCGCGCGGAATCTGTGCGGATCGCAACTACGTCCGCGTCGCGGTGGCGCTGGACGCGGCGGGCGCGGCGCCGGTCGCGGGCTTGCGGATCGGGTCGGGTCGCGAGATGCTCGACGTCGACGTGCAGGTAGAGGACATGGGCGGGGACGCCTGA
- a CDS encoding arginyltransferase, producing MTAPFRYPRFFVTSPTPCPYLPGREERKVFTELNGQHAGELNDALGRIGFRRSQSVAYRPSCAGCTACVSVRVVTEGFRPNGTQRRVLKRNADLEVHACRPWATDEQYELLRRYLSSRHPGGGMATMDEGDYSDMVEQSPVNSFVVEYREPTVDGRRGKLVGACITDQQADGLSMIYSFFDADGADRPGLGNFIIMDHILRAHSAGLPYVYLGYWVKGSRRMDYKTRYRPIEVLGPGGWSDFDPDADPVPVHAPRMRELA from the coding sequence GTGACGGCACCTTTTCGCTATCCGCGGTTCTTCGTCACGAGCCCGACGCCGTGCCCGTATCTGCCCGGCCGCGAGGAGCGGAAGGTGTTTACCGAGCTGAACGGCCAGCATGCCGGCGAGCTGAATGACGCGCTTGGCCGCATCGGTTTCCGCCGCAGCCAGTCGGTCGCCTATCGTCCGTCCTGCGCGGGCTGCACCGCCTGCGTTTCGGTCCGTGTCGTCACCGAAGGGTTCAGGCCGAACGGCACGCAGCGCCGGGTGCTGAAGCGCAACGCCGACCTGGAAGTCCACGCCTGCCGGCCCTGGGCCACCGACGAGCAGTACGAACTCCTGCGCCGCTATCTCTCCAGCCGCCACCCCGGCGGCGGCATGGCGACGATGGACGAGGGCGATTATTCCGACATGGTCGAGCAGAGCCCGGTCAACAGCTTCGTCGTCGAATATCGCGAGCCGACCGTCGACGGGCGCCGCGGCAAGCTGGTCGGCGCGTGCATCACCGACCAGCAGGCCGACGGCCTGTCGATGATCTACAGCTTCTTCGACGCCGACGGCGCCGACCGCCCGGGCCTCGGCAATTTCATCATCATGGACCACATCCTGCGCGCCCACAGCGCCGGGCTGCCATACGTGTACCTCGGCTATTGGGTGAAGGGGTCGCGCCGGATGGACTACAAGACCCGCTATCGCCCGATCGAGGTATTGGGGCCGGGCGGCTGGTCGGATTTCGATCCCGATGCCGATCCGGTGCCGGTCCACGCGCCGCGGATGCGCGAACTCGCCTGA
- a CDS encoding threonine ammonia-lyase, translating to MATRRAPSAPLPVTYADVEAAAMRIAGSVVRTPTLHSKTLSDMTGADVWIKFENLQFTAAYKERGALNTLLQLDDAARAKGVIAASAGNHAQGLAYHGNRLGIPVTIVMPRLTPTVKVMQTEGHGATVILHGETYDAAYAHARTLEAERDLTFVHPFDDPRIIAGQGTVALEMLADAPAIDTLVVPIGGGGLISGVSTVARAADHPIEIVGVQAELYPSMYNSFTGNHLPCGGDTLAEGIAVKQPGTITADVVAALVDDIVLVSERRLEESVSLLLQIEKTVAEGAGAAGLAALMEYPDRFRGRTVGIVICGGNIDTRLLANVLLRDLARSGRLARLRIRLQDRPGALFQVARIFNDTAVNILELSHQRIFTNLPAKGLSLDVECETRDKAHLDRLLTALRADNYEVSLVELA from the coding sequence ATGGCTACCCGTCGCGCTCCGTCCGCCCCGCTTCCCGTCACCTATGCCGATGTCGAGGCAGCGGCGATGCGGATTGCAGGCTCCGTCGTGCGCACGCCGACGCTGCACAGCAAGACGCTGTCGGACATGACCGGCGCCGACGTGTGGATCAAGTTCGAGAATCTGCAGTTCACCGCCGCCTACAAGGAGCGTGGCGCGCTCAACACCCTGCTCCAGCTCGACGATGCGGCGCGGGCGAAGGGCGTGATCGCGGCATCGGCGGGCAATCATGCGCAGGGCCTCGCCTATCACGGCAATCGCCTGGGCATCCCGGTCACCATCGTCATGCCGCGGCTGACCCCAACCGTGAAGGTCATGCAGACCGAAGGGCACGGCGCCACCGTGATCCTGCACGGCGAGACCTATGACGCCGCCTATGCCCACGCTCGCACGCTGGAGGCGGAGCGCGACCTGACCTTCGTCCACCCGTTCGATGACCCGCGCATCATCGCGGGGCAGGGCACCGTCGCGCTGGAAATGCTGGCCGACGCGCCCGCGATCGACACGCTGGTCGTGCCGATCGGCGGCGGCGGGCTGATCTCGGGCGTGTCGACCGTGGCGCGCGCCGCCGACCATCCGATCGAGATCGTCGGGGTGCAGGCCGAACTCTATCCGTCGATGTACAACAGCTTCACCGGCAACCACCTGCCATGCGGCGGCGATACGCTGGCGGAGGGCATTGCGGTCAAGCAGCCGGGCACGATCACCGCCGACGTGGTCGCCGCGCTGGTCGACGATATCGTGCTGGTCAGCGAGCGGCGGCTGGAGGAATCGGTCAGCCTGCTGCTCCAGATCGAGAAGACCGTAGCGGAGGGCGCCGGCGCCGCGGGTCTCGCCGCGCTGATGGAATATCCCGATCGATTCCGCGGGCGCACCGTCGGCATCGTCATCTGCGGCGGCAACATCGACACCCGCCTGCTCGCCAACGTGCTGCTGCGCGACCTTGCCCGTTCCGGACGCCTCGCGCGGCTGCGCATCCGATTGCAGGATCGCCCCGGCGCGCTGTTCCAGGTCGCGCGGATCTTCAACGATACCGCGGTCAACATCCTGGAGCTGTCGCACCAGCGCATCTTCACCAACCTGCCGGCCAAGGGCCTCAGTCTCGACGTCGAATGCGAGACGCGGGACAAGGCGCATCTCGACCGGCTGCTGACCGCGCTGCGCGCCGACAATTACGAAGTCAGCCTGGTCGAACTCGCCTGA
- a CDS encoding PdaC/SigV domain-containing protein, with translation MRTRTATILILASAMLPACGGTAPATGNTATPAPVAEPTPSYGPTPTPAAAPAAAPSLTKADTPDYTFEYGYPAAAAAIPALAAWLDADREKVRAGVAKDSAAYRKETAEGGFNFNKYDSTTTWQTVTETPRLLSLSATTYDYTGGAHGSPGFRATAWDKAAAKRIDPVDMFVSPAAIETALRSEFCRKLDIERAKRRGAPVVRDDDGFNQCPKVAETTLIIGSTNRRTIDRIGLLVGPYVAGAYAEGSYDLTLPVTPAVLRAVKLDYRDAFATR, from the coding sequence ATGCGTACCCGAACCGCGACGATCCTGATCCTGGCGAGCGCGATGCTGCCGGCCTGTGGCGGCACCGCGCCCGCCACCGGCAACACCGCGACGCCCGCCCCGGTGGCGGAACCGACTCCATCCTACGGCCCCACCCCGACGCCCGCGGCGGCACCGGCGGCGGCGCCCAGCCTGACGAAGGCGGATACGCCCGACTACACCTTCGAATACGGCTATCCCGCCGCCGCCGCGGCGATCCCGGCACTTGCCGCTTGGCTCGACGCCGACCGCGAAAAGGTTCGCGCAGGGGTCGCCAAGGACAGCGCCGCCTATCGCAAGGAAACGGCCGAGGGCGGCTTCAACTTCAACAAGTACGACTCGACGACGACATGGCAGACGGTGACCGAGACGCCGCGCCTGCTCAGCCTGTCGGCGACCACCTACGACTATACCGGCGGCGCGCACGGCTCGCCGGGCTTCCGCGCGACGGCGTGGGACAAGGCGGCGGCGAAACGTATCGATCCGGTCGACATGTTCGTGTCGCCCGCGGCGATCGAAACCGCGCTGCGCAGCGAATTCTGCCGCAAGCTCGACATCGAGCGCGCCAAGCGCCGCGGCGCCCCGGTCGTGCGCGACGACGACGGCTTCAACCAATGCCCGAAGGTTGCGGAAACCACGCTGATCATCGGCTCCACGAACCGCCGCACGATCGACCGGATCGGCCTGCTCGTCGGCCCCTATGTCGCCGGCGCCTATGCGGAGGGCAGCTACGACCTGACGCTCCCGGTCACGCCCGCGGTGCTGCGCGCGGTGAAGCTCGATTACCGCGACGCCTTCGCCACGCGCTAG
- a CDS encoding amidohydrolase, with translation MQTSTTVSRVLAALALFAATPAAADALVDNVTGVALDKDGRVIRFTGILMSPDGKVVKLMQRGDKRPERLDWRADMKGKVAIPGMIDAHGHVMDLGFRALSLDLFDTTSLEQAKAKLAAYAAANPQRPWIVGGGWNQEVWKLGRFPTAADIDAVTGNRPVWLQRADGHAGLANTAAMRAAGITARTATPAGGRIEKGANGQPTGVFVDGAMDLIAKHLPPPTARDRDAAFLKAQEALLSAGITATADMGTEVDDWLTYRRMGDQNLLRVRIMAYSAGVDPAIKIGGQGPTPWLYADRLRMGGIKLYADGALGSRGAWLKAPYADSPGNSGLGFLKDDQLLNLMSRGAMDNFQIAVHAIGDRANAQVLDAIDELSESYKGDRRWRIEHAQIVDPVDLPRFGRNGTIASMQPVHESSDWRMAEARLGPARLGGAYAWAQMLRVGSRLAFGSDYPVENPNPFVGWAVAFTRLDANGEPFGGWRPEDRVTREQAWKAFTSDAAYAGFAESKFGTLAPGLRADFVIVDRDPTEVSQTDLRGTRVLETWVGGEKMWAAK, from the coding sequence ATGCAGACTTCCACCACCGTGTCGCGCGTCCTCGCCGCGCTCGCCCTGTTCGCCGCAACCCCCGCCGCCGCCGATGCGCTGGTCGATAACGTGACCGGCGTCGCGCTCGACAAGGACGGGCGGGTGATCCGTTTCACCGGCATCCTGATGTCGCCCGACGGCAAGGTCGTGAAGCTGATGCAGCGCGGCGACAAGCGGCCCGAGCGGCTCGACTGGCGCGCCGACATGAAGGGCAAGGTCGCGATCCCCGGCATGATCGACGCGCACGGCCATGTCATGGACCTGGGCTTCCGCGCGCTCAGTCTCGACCTGTTCGACACCACTTCGCTCGAACAGGCGAAGGCGAAGCTCGCCGCCTATGCCGCCGCCAATCCGCAACGTCCGTGGATCGTCGGCGGCGGGTGGAACCAGGAAGTGTGGAAGCTGGGGCGCTTCCCGACCGCGGCGGATATCGATGCGGTGACCGGTAACCGCCCGGTGTGGCTGCAGCGCGCCGATGGCCACGCCGGCCTCGCCAACACCGCCGCGATGCGCGCCGCGGGCATCACCGCAAGGACCGCGACGCCCGCGGGCGGGCGGATCGAAAAGGGCGCGAACGGCCAGCCGACCGGCGTGTTCGTCGACGGCGCGATGGACCTGATCGCCAAGCACCTGCCGCCGCCCACCGCGCGCGACCGCGACGCCGCGTTTCTGAAGGCGCAGGAGGCGTTGCTGTCGGCGGGCATCACCGCGACCGCCGACATGGGGACCGAGGTCGACGACTGGCTGACCTATCGCCGGATGGGCGACCAGAACCTGCTGCGCGTCCGCATCATGGCCTATTCGGCAGGCGTCGATCCGGCGATCAAGATCGGCGGGCAGGGGCCGACCCCGTGGCTGTACGCCGACCGGCTGCGGATGGGCGGGATCAAGCTCTATGCCGACGGCGCATTGGGTTCGCGGGGGGCGTGGCTGAAGGCGCCCTATGCCGATTCACCCGGCAATTCGGGACTCGGCTTCCTGAAGGACGACCAGCTGCTCAACCTGATGAGCCGGGGTGCGATGGACAATTTCCAGATCGCCGTCCACGCGATCGGCGACCGTGCCAACGCGCAGGTGCTCGACGCGATCGACGAGCTGTCGGAGAGCTACAAGGGCGATCGCCGCTGGCGGATCGAACATGCGCAGATCGTCGATCCGGTCGACCTGCCGCGGTTCGGGCGCAACGGCACGATCGCGTCGATGCAGCCGGTCCATGAATCTAGCGACTGGCGCATGGCCGAGGCGCGGCTGGGGCCGGCGCGGCTGGGCGGTGCCTATGCCTGGGCGCAGATGCTGCGCGTCGGATCGCGCCTGGCGTTCGGGTCGGATTATCCGGTCGAGAATCCCAATCCCTTCGTCGGATGGGCGGTCGCCTTCACCCGGCTGGACGCCAATGGCGAGCCGTTTGGCGGCTGGCGCCCGGAGGACCGGGTGACGCGCGAACAGGCGTGGAAGGCGTTCACCAGCGACGCCGCTTATGCCGGCTTCGCGGAAAGCAAGTTCGGCACGCTCGCGCCCGGCCTGCGCGCCGATTTCGTCATCGTCGACCGCGACCCGACCGAGGTGTCGCAGACCGACCTGCGTGGCACGCGGGTGCTGGAGACGTGGGTCGGTGGCGAGAAGATGTGGGCGGCCAAGTGA
- the ctrA gene encoding response regulator transcription factor CtrA, producing MRVLLIEDEPTTAKAIDLMLTTEGFNVYTTDLGEEGLDLGKLYDYDIILLDLNLPDMHGYDVLKKLRVARVTTPVLILSGVSEMDSKVRSFGFGADDYVTKPFHREELVARIHAVVRRSKGHSQSVIKTGKLAVNLDAKTVEVDGARVHLTGKEYAMLELLSLRKGTTLTKEMFLNHLYGGMDEPELKIIDVFICKLRKKLSMACDGENYIETVWGRGYVLREPDAAGEPVLEAAVA from the coding sequence ATGCGCGTGCTGCTGATCGAGGACGAGCCGACGACCGCCAAGGCGATCGACCTGATGCTGACGACCGAGGGGTTCAACGTCTACACGACCGACCTCGGCGAGGAGGGCCTCGATCTCGGCAAGCTGTATGACTACGACATCATCCTGCTCGACCTGAACCTGCCCGACATGCACGGCTATGACGTGCTGAAGAAGCTGCGCGTGGCGCGGGTGACGACGCCGGTGCTGATCCTGTCCGGCGTTTCGGAAATGGATTCGAAGGTGCGCAGCTTCGGCTTCGGTGCCGACGACTACGTGACCAAGCCGTTCCACCGCGAGGAACTGGTCGCCCGCATCCACGCCGTCGTGCGTCGCTCGAAGGGGCATTCGCAGTCGGTCATCAAGACCGGCAAGCTGGCGGTGAACCTGGATGCCAAGACCGTCGAGGTCGATGGCGCCCGCGTCCACCTGACCGGCAAGGAATATGCGATGCTGGAGCTGTTGTCTCTCCGCAAGGGCACGACGCTGACCAAGGAAATGTTCCTCAACCACCTCTATGGCGGGATGGACGAGCCCGAACTGAAGATCATCGACGTCTTCATCTGCAAGCTGCGCAAGAAGCTGAGCATGGCGTGCGACGGCGAGAATTACATCGAGACGGTGTGGGGCCGCGGCTATGTGCTGCGCGAGCCCGATGCCGCCGGCGAGCCGGTGCTGGAGGCCGCGGTCGCCTGA
- a CDS encoding TonB-dependent receptor domain-containing protein, producing MKLKAALFLSAAFLSAPAFAQVATEGTTQPAATPTGAELPQTSAALTSKPEDNGEIIVTGSRIKQDPNNSALPLQVITTQELERNGISSPEQLVMFLSTNGSGADNLASNADVTSGAQRGTNGLSAANLRGQGSAATLVLLNGRRVAAHGLTGSAVDVNQIPFAAIERVEVLKDGASAIYGTDAVGGVINFITRKDYEGLGVQGFVDATERGDANIYRVSGIAGYGNLTEQGFNVMGAVAKSWNQALLGANRAFQNGNQPERGLTIDTRGTPIATAFPLNPSTAFFPTGTLLGGTSGATVLTGLVYPGTTTPANAGINVLDLPGGAGCTSMDGGLPYDELLWNAPGARYACAWDTGRAAVLQQPIETLTYYGRGVVRVGGSHELSVEVTGSDATSAKRFSNAQVSGNTSNLQVAYPLNDITRTTYNSIYNQLVAVFPAIAANYGKPIAYRWRCIECGPREYVTDTNTFRVAFGAEGPLFGDWDYRAGASYARSQSQSTLGTGYYFRGTTATNAVDPSAPTAPGATAPGLLGLLNSGIINPFSVVQSDAAKAGLAAISAEGSTLYGGKYEVKQFDGSVSGSLFSLWGRDIKMAAGVDYRRETYSFNGAPAAATGPVIFLAAFDAVNALTPKTRNVKAAYAEVLIPLADQLEITAAGRVDDYTGFGSTFNPKVSVKFRPFEPIMFRGSYNTGFRVPAFNQIFNGVTESPYSGSDLVDPIRCPTGVANLTDPGCAFIRPSILTGGNLELGPETAKQYSAGVVFQPARLFSASVDFWHIAVDNVIATLTLTQLIQNAALFPDRFIRDGNNVITAIDDRVINAGARRTEGLEVALRGGFENVLGGKISAGLDGTYLLKKREKLTQNAAYGPSLIGVFSFAGDLGIKWKHTAFINYSTKDVALSLTQIYRQGYRNGALPGIASGAVTRPGYNRYVDDYIIYNASLAYTGLSPNFKIVAGVRNLFDTKPPFAITYDGNTGAGGSWEPRVADPRLRSFTMGVEAKF from the coding sequence ATGAAGTTGAAGGCCGCGCTATTCCTGTCGGCAGCGTTCCTGAGCGCGCCTGCGTTCGCACAGGTGGCGACCGAGGGCACCACCCAGCCCGCAGCGACCCCGACCGGCGCCGAACTGCCGCAAACCAGCGCTGCGTTGACCAGCAAGCCCGAGGACAATGGCGAGATCATCGTCACGGGATCGCGCATCAAGCAGGATCCGAACAATTCGGCGCTGCCGCTGCAGGTCATCACCACCCAGGAGCTCGAGCGCAACGGCATCAGCAGCCCGGAGCAGCTGGTGATGTTCCTGTCGACCAACGGCTCGGGCGCGGACAACCTCGCCTCCAACGCCGACGTGACCAGCGGCGCGCAGCGCGGCACCAACGGCCTGAGCGCGGCCAACCTGCGCGGGCAGGGATCGGCGGCGACGCTGGTCCTGCTGAACGGTCGCCGCGTCGCCGCGCACGGCCTGACCGGCTCCGCGGTCGATGTGAACCAGATCCCGTTCGCTGCGATCGAGCGGGTCGAGGTGCTGAAGGACGGCGCGTCGGCCATCTACGGCACCGATGCCGTCGGCGGCGTCATCAACTTCATCACGCGCAAGGATTATGAGGGGCTGGGTGTCCAGGGCTTCGTCGATGCGACCGAGCGGGGCGACGCCAACATCTACCGCGTCAGCGGCATCGCCGGTTACGGCAACCTGACCGAGCAGGGCTTCAACGTCATGGGGGCGGTGGCCAAGAGCTGGAACCAGGCGCTGCTTGGCGCCAATCGCGCTTTCCAGAACGGTAACCAGCCCGAGCGCGGCCTGACCATCGATACCCGCGGCACGCCGATCGCGACCGCTTTCCCCCTAAATCCCAGCACGGCATTCTTCCCGACCGGTACGCTGCTGGGCGGGACCAGCGGCGCGACGGTGCTGACCGGCCTCGTCTATCCGGGCACGACGACGCCGGCCAACGCGGGCATCAACGTGCTCGACCTGCCGGGTGGTGCGGGCTGTACGTCGATGGACGGCGGCCTGCCTTATGACGAACTCCTGTGGAACGCGCCGGGTGCGCGCTATGCCTGCGCCTGGGATACGGGCCGGGCGGCGGTGTTGCAGCAGCCGATCGAGACGCTGACCTATTACGGGCGCGGCGTCGTGCGCGTCGGTGGCAGCCACGAACTGTCGGTCGAAGTGACGGGATCGGATGCGACGTCCGCCAAGCGTTTCTCGAACGCGCAGGTGTCGGGCAACACGTCGAACCTGCAGGTGGCGTATCCGCTGAACGACATCACGCGCACGACCTATAACAGCATCTACAACCAGCTGGTCGCGGTGTTCCCGGCGATCGCCGCCAATTACGGCAAGCCGATCGCCTATCGCTGGCGCTGTATCGAATGCGGTCCGCGCGAATATGTGACCGACACCAACACGTTCCGCGTGGCGTTCGGCGCCGAAGGGCCGCTGTTCGGCGACTGGGACTACCGCGCCGGTGCATCCTATGCACGCAGCCAGTCGCAGTCGACGCTGGGGACGGGCTATTATTTCCGTGGCACGACCGCGACCAACGCGGTCGATCCCAGCGCCCCGACCGCGCCGGGCGCCACCGCGCCGGGCCTGCTCGGGCTGCTCAACAGCGGCATCATCAACCCGTTCAGCGTCGTCCAGTCGGACGCCGCCAAGGCAGGGTTGGCTGCGATCTCGGCAGAGGGATCGACGCTCTATGGCGGCAAATATGAGGTGAAGCAGTTCGACGGCTCGGTCTCGGGCTCGCTGTTCTCGCTATGGGGCCGCGACATCAAGATGGCGGCGGGCGTCGATTACCGGCGCGAGACCTATTCGTTCAACGGCGCTCCGGCGGCGGCGACGGGGCCGGTCATCTTCTTGGCGGCGTTCGATGCGGTCAACGCGCTGACGCCCAAGACCCGCAACGTGAAGGCCGCCTATGCCGAGGTGCTGATCCCGCTGGCCGACCAGCTCGAAATCACCGCGGCCGGCCGTGTCGACGACTACACGGGCTTCGGCAGCACCTTCAATCCGAAGGTGTCGGTCAAATTCCGTCCGTTCGAGCCGATCATGTTCCGCGGATCGTACAACACCGGCTTCCGCGTGCCGGCGTTCAACCAGATCTTCAACGGGGTCACCGAATCGCCCTATTCGGGCAGCGACCTGGTCGATCCGATCCGGTGCCCGACGGGCGTCGCCAACCTGACCGATCCGGGCTGCGCGTTCATCCGCCCGAGCATCCTGACCGGCGGCAACCTGGAATTGGGGCCGGAGACCGCCAAACAGTATAGCGCCGGCGTCGTCTTCCAGCCGGCACGCCTGTTCAGCGCATCGGTCGATTTCTGGCACATCGCTGTCGACAACGTCATCGCGACGCTGACGTTGACCCAGCTGATCCAGAATGCCGCGCTGTTCCCCGATCGGTTCATCCGCGACGGCAACAACGTCATTACCGCAATCGACGACCGCGTCATCAATGCCGGCGCACGCCGGACAGAGGGCCTGGAAGTCGCGCTGCGCGGCGGATTCGAAAATGTGCTGGGCGGCAAGATCTCGGCGGGCCTCGACGGCACCTATCTGCTCAAGAAGCGCGAGAAGCTGACCCAGAACGCGGCCTATGGCCCCAGCCTGATCGGCGTGTTCAGCTTTGCCGGCGACCTCGGCATCAAGTGGAAGCACACCGCCTTCATCAACTATTCGACGAAGGACGTCGCGCTGTCGCTGACCCAGATCTACCGCCAGGGTTATCGCAACGGCGCGCTGCCGGGGATCGCCTCGGGCGCGGTGACGCGGCCCGGGTACAACCGCTACGTCGACGACTACATCATCTACAACGCGTCGCTGGCGTACACGGGCCTGTCGCCGAACTTCAAGATCGTCGCCGGCGTCCGCAACCTCTTCGACACCAAGCCGCCGTTCGCGATCACCTATGACGGCAACACCGGCGCCGGCGGATCGTGGGAGCCGCGCGTGGCGGACCCGCGGCTGCGGTCGTTCACGATGGGGGTCGAAGCGAAGTTCTAG
- a CDS encoding LysR family transcriptional regulator yields the protein MRLPDFEAWAMFACVVEHRSFSAAADAIGVSKATVSKAISRLEASLGTTLFHRTSRRLSLTDSGAALADRAARILTEARAAEDSARDAAAAPAGLVRIAAPITFGIRFVAPAIADFLSAHPGIEIDLRLSDARTDIVADGFDIALRIADLPDSSLRARRLAPVTVRVVAAPAYLAAHGTPRHPAELGEHACFGYANAIGTWHFRSASGEEASVRPAGPLVTDNGDAMLPALRAGLGIARLPDFIVDTEIASGRLVEILPDWRSAGIALHLMTPPSPLRPARVEAVIAFLAERFRDLCRAEEAKAVG from the coding sequence ATGCGCCTTCCCGATTTCGAAGCCTGGGCGATGTTCGCCTGCGTGGTCGAGCACCGCTCCTTCAGCGCCGCCGCCGACGCCATCGGGGTGAGCAAGGCGACCGTGTCGAAGGCGATCAGCCGGCTGGAGGCGTCGCTCGGCACCACATTGTTCCACCGCACGTCGCGCCGGCTGTCGCTGACCGACAGCGGCGCGGCGCTCGCCGATCGTGCCGCGCGCATCCTGACCGAGGCGCGCGCGGCGGAGGACAGCGCGCGCGACGCCGCCGCTGCGCCCGCGGGCCTCGTCCGCATCGCCGCGCCGATCACTTTCGGCATCCGCTTCGTCGCGCCTGCTATCGCCGATTTCCTTAGCGCGCATCCGGGGATCGAGATCGATCTGCGCCTGTCCGACGCCCGCACCGACATCGTCGCCGACGGCTTCGACATCGCACTTCGCATCGCCGACCTGCCCGACAGTTCGCTGCGCGCGCGGCGGCTGGCGCCGGTGACGGTGCGCGTGGTCGCCGCCCCCGCCTACCTCGCCGCGCACGGCACCCCGCGACATCCTGCCGAGCTCGGCGAGCATGCCTGCTTCGGCTATGCCAACGCCATCGGCACCTGGCATTTCCGCAGCGCGAGCGGAGAGGAAGCGTCAGTACGTCCCGCCGGACCGCTCGTCACCGACAATGGCGATGCGATGCTGCCGGCTTTGCGCGCCGGCCTAGGCATCGCGCGGCTGCCCGATTTCATCGTCGATACCGAGATCGCGAGCGGGCGGCTGGTCGAGATCCTGCCCGACTGGCGCAGCGCCGGCATCGCGCTCCACCTGATGACCCCGCCCAGCCCGCTGCGCCCGGCGCGGGTCGAGGCGGTGATCGCGTTTCTGGCCGAGCGGTTCCGCGATCTGTGCCGCGCCGAGGAGGCCAAGGCGGTGGGGTGA
- a CDS encoding pirin family protein, with product MATTIAENTIDRRSFDSLGHADHGWLNARHHFSFANYYDPDRMGWGAIRVWNDDEIAGNSGFPAHPHRDMEIITYVRSGAITHQDSMGNRGRTGAGDVQVMSAGTGVQHAEFNLEAETTTLFQIWIEPRTRGGAPSWGAKPFPKDDRSGNFVALASGFADDIDAGALPIRSDARVMGATLKAGASTTHAIGEGRHVYLVPATGAITIDGVRFEPRDGAALSGGQTVTITAIEDAEIVLVDSE from the coding sequence ATGGCTACCACCATCGCAGAAAACACCATCGACCGCCGCAGCTTCGACAGCCTCGGCCATGCCGATCACGGATGGCTGAACGCGCGGCATCACTTCAGCTTCGCAAACTACTACGACCCCGACCGCATGGGCTGGGGCGCGATCCGGGTGTGGAACGACGACGAGATCGCCGGCAATTCCGGCTTTCCCGCGCATCCGCACCGCGACATGGAAATCATCACCTACGTCCGATCGGGCGCGATCACGCATCAGGATTCGATGGGCAATCGCGGGCGCACGGGCGCTGGCGACGTTCAGGTGATGAGTGCGGGCACCGGCGTCCAGCACGCCGAGTTCAACCTGGAGGCGGAGACGACGACGCTGTTCCAGATCTGGATCGAACCGCGCACCCGCGGCGGCGCGCCGTCTTGGGGCGCGAAGCCGTTCCCGAAGGACGACCGCAGCGGCAACTTCGTCGCGCTGGCCAGCGGCTTTGCCGACGACATCGACGCCGGCGCCCTGCCGATCCGCTCCGATGCACGGGTCATGGGCGCAACGCTCAAGGCCGGTGCGAGCACGACGCACGCGATCGGGGAGGGGCGCCACGTCTATCTCGTCCCTGCGACCGGTGCGATCACGATCGATGGCGTCCGCTTCGAGCCCCGCGACGGTGCGGCGCTGAGCGGCGGGCAGACCGTGACGATCACCGCGATCGAGGACGCCGAGATCGTTCTGGTCGACAGCGAATAA